One segment of Kogia breviceps isolate mKogBre1 chromosome 14, mKogBre1 haplotype 1, whole genome shotgun sequence DNA contains the following:
- the TFAP4 gene encoding transcription factor AP-4 isoform X3, translated as MGLANIPLTPETQRDQERRIRREIANSNERRRMQSINAGFQSLKTLIPHTDGEKLSKAAILQQTAEYIFSLEQEKTRLLQQNTQLKRFIQELSGSSPKRRRAEDKDEGIGSPDIWEDEKAEDLRREMIELRQQLDKERSVRMMLEEQVRSLEAHMYPEKLKVIAQQVQLQQQQEQVRLLHQEKLEREQQHLRTQLLPTPAPTHHPTVIVPAPAPPPSHHINVVTMGPSSVINSVSTSRQNLDTIVQAIQHIEGTQERQEQEEEQRRAVIVKPVRSCPEAHASDTASDSEASDSDAMDQSREEPVGNGGLP; from the exons ATGGG CCTTGCCAACATTCCATTGACCCCTGAGACTCAGCGGGACCAGGAGAGGCGGATTCGGCGGGAGATTGCTAACAGCAACGAACGGAGGCGCATGCAGAGCATCAACGCGGGTTTCCAGTCCCTCAAGACCCTCATCCcccacacagatggagagaagctCAGCAAG GCAGCCATTCTCCAGCAAACGGCCGAATACATCTTCTCCCTGGAGCAGGAGAAGACCAGGCTCCTGCAGCAGAACACACAGCTCAAGCGCTTTATCCAG GAGCTGAGCGGCTCATCCCCCAAGCGGCGGCGGGCAGAGGACAAGGACGAGGGCATCGGCTCGCCAGACATCTGGGAGGACGAGAAGGCGGAGGACCTGCGGCGGGAGATGATCGAGCTGCGGCAGCAGCTGGACAAGGAGCGCTCGGTGCGCATGATGCTGGAGGAGCAG GTGCGCTCGCTGGAGGCCCACATGTACCCGGAAAAGCTCAAGGTGATCGCACAGCAGGTGCAGCTGCAACAGCAGCAGGAGCAGGTGCGGCTGCTGCACCAGGAGAAGCTGGAGCGGGAACAGCAGCACCTGCGGACCCAG CTCCTGCCCACTCCGGCCCCTACCCACCACCCCACGGTGATCGTGCCGGCGCCagcgccccctccctcccaccacatcAATGTCGTCACCATGGGCCCCTCCTCGGTCATCAACTCTGTTTCAACATCCCGGCAAAATCTGGACACCATTGTGCAG GCGATCCAGCACATCGAGGGCACCCAGGAAaggcaggagcaggaggaggagcagCGTCGAGCCGTCATAGTGAAGCCGGTCCGCAGCTGCCCCGAGGCCCACGCCTCCGACACTGCCTCCGATTCGGAGGCCTCGGACAGCGACGCCATGGACCAGAGCCGGGAGGAGCCAGTGGGGAACGGGgggcttccctga
- the TFAP4 gene encoding transcription factor AP-4 isoform X2, translating into MEYFMVPTQKVPSLQHFRKTEKEVIGGLCSLANIPLTPETQRDQERRIRREIANSNERRRMQSINAGFQSLKTLIPHTDGEKLSKAAILQQTAEYIFSLEQEKTRLLQQNTQLKRFIQELSGSSPKRRRAEDKDEGIGSPDIWEDEKAEDLRREMIELRQQLDKERSVRMMLEEQVRSLEAHMYPEKLKVIAQQVQLQQQQEQVRLLHQEKLEREQQHLRTQLLPTPAPTHHPTVIVPAPAPPPSHHINVVTMGPSSVINSVSTSRQNLDTIVQAIQHIEGTQERQEQEEEQRRAVIVKPVRSCPEAHASDTASDSEASDSDAMDQSREEPVGNGGLP; encoded by the exons CCTTGCCAACATTCCATTGACCCCTGAGACTCAGCGGGACCAGGAGAGGCGGATTCGGCGGGAGATTGCTAACAGCAACGAACGGAGGCGCATGCAGAGCATCAACGCGGGTTTCCAGTCCCTCAAGACCCTCATCCcccacacagatggagagaagctCAGCAAG GCAGCCATTCTCCAGCAAACGGCCGAATACATCTTCTCCCTGGAGCAGGAGAAGACCAGGCTCCTGCAGCAGAACACACAGCTCAAGCGCTTTATCCAG GAGCTGAGCGGCTCATCCCCCAAGCGGCGGCGGGCAGAGGACAAGGACGAGGGCATCGGCTCGCCAGACATCTGGGAGGACGAGAAGGCGGAGGACCTGCGGCGGGAGATGATCGAGCTGCGGCAGCAGCTGGACAAGGAGCGCTCGGTGCGCATGATGCTGGAGGAGCAG GTGCGCTCGCTGGAGGCCCACATGTACCCGGAAAAGCTCAAGGTGATCGCACAGCAGGTGCAGCTGCAACAGCAGCAGGAGCAGGTGCGGCTGCTGCACCAGGAGAAGCTGGAGCGGGAACAGCAGCACCTGCGGACCCAG CTCCTGCCCACTCCGGCCCCTACCCACCACCCCACGGTGATCGTGCCGGCGCCagcgccccctccctcccaccacatcAATGTCGTCACCATGGGCCCCTCCTCGGTCATCAACTCTGTTTCAACATCCCGGCAAAATCTGGACACCATTGTGCAG GCGATCCAGCACATCGAGGGCACCCAGGAAaggcaggagcaggaggaggagcagCGTCGAGCCGTCATAGTGAAGCCGGTCCGCAGCTGCCCCGAGGCCCACGCCTCCGACACTGCCTCCGATTCGGAGGCCTCGGACAGCGACGCCATGGACCAGAGCCGGGAGGAGCCAGTGGGGAACGGGgggcttccctga
- the TFAP4 gene encoding transcription factor AP-4 isoform X4 encodes MQSINAGFQSLKTLIPHTDGEKLSKAAILQQTAEYIFSLEQEKTRLLQQNTQLKRFIQELSGSSPKRRRAEDKDEGIGSPDIWEDEKAEDLRREMIELRQQLDKERSVRMMLEEQVRSLEAHMYPEKLKVIAQQVQLQQQQEQVRLLHQEKLEREQQHLRTQLLPTPAPTHHPTVIVPAPAPPPSHHINVVTMGPSSVINSVSTSRQNLDTIVQAIQHIEGTQERQEQEEEQRRAVIVKPVRSCPEAHASDTASDSEASDSDAMDQSREEPVGNGGLP; translated from the exons ATGCAGAGCATCAACGCGGGTTTCCAGTCCCTCAAGACCCTCATCCcccacacagatggagagaagctCAGCAAG GCAGCCATTCTCCAGCAAACGGCCGAATACATCTTCTCCCTGGAGCAGGAGAAGACCAGGCTCCTGCAGCAGAACACACAGCTCAAGCGCTTTATCCAG GAGCTGAGCGGCTCATCCCCCAAGCGGCGGCGGGCAGAGGACAAGGACGAGGGCATCGGCTCGCCAGACATCTGGGAGGACGAGAAGGCGGAGGACCTGCGGCGGGAGATGATCGAGCTGCGGCAGCAGCTGGACAAGGAGCGCTCGGTGCGCATGATGCTGGAGGAGCAG GTGCGCTCGCTGGAGGCCCACATGTACCCGGAAAAGCTCAAGGTGATCGCACAGCAGGTGCAGCTGCAACAGCAGCAGGAGCAGGTGCGGCTGCTGCACCAGGAGAAGCTGGAGCGGGAACAGCAGCACCTGCGGACCCAG CTCCTGCCCACTCCGGCCCCTACCCACCACCCCACGGTGATCGTGCCGGCGCCagcgccccctccctcccaccacatcAATGTCGTCACCATGGGCCCCTCCTCGGTCATCAACTCTGTTTCAACATCCCGGCAAAATCTGGACACCATTGTGCAG GCGATCCAGCACATCGAGGGCACCCAGGAAaggcaggagcaggaggaggagcagCGTCGAGCCGTCATAGTGAAGCCGGTCCGCAGCTGCCCCGAGGCCCACGCCTCCGACACTGCCTCCGATTCGGAGGCCTCGGACAGCGACGCCATGGACCAGAGCCGGGAGGAGCCAGTGGGGAACGGGgggcttccctga